One segment of Fervidobacterium gondwanense DSM 13020 DNA contains the following:
- the hisS gene encoding histidine--tRNA ligase yields MYQKIKGTEDLYGQEMKFWYWIEEKARKLSLLYGFTEIRTPIFEETKLFVRSVGQDTDIVQKEMYTFEDKGGRSITLRPEGTAPVVRAFVENGLITVGFPQKYFYIGPMFRYERPQSGRQRQFHQFGAEIFGSPSPLADAELIIFVNEFLKEIGLVDFEIHINTLGDTEDRARYKEALKEYYSQHLDKLCDDCKVRYERNVLRLLDCKVDVEYAKNAPKLIDYIGENARKHYEELKELLDTAGIKYIEDPRLVRGLDYYNRTVFEVHHHKLGAMSAIAGGGRYDGLIKEIGGKDVPALGFAAGMERLVLAIKAENVEVEDMRINEVYIAHFGGSEVRNVAFRLAQQLRDEGIAVNLEIMERGLGAQLKNAARTGAKLCVIIGENEIEKNVVMIKNMETGEQFEFEINFVASGIKDMLDDMR; encoded by the coding sequence GTGTACCAAAAAATAAAGGGAACAGAGGATTTGTACGGGCAGGAGATGAAGTTTTGGTACTGGATAGAGGAAAAGGCGAGGAAATTGTCGCTGCTGTACGGTTTCACGGAGATTAGAACACCGATTTTTGAAGAGACTAAATTATTTGTTAGAAGTGTTGGGCAAGATACAGACATCGTTCAGAAAGAAATGTACACTTTTGAAGACAAGGGCGGAAGAAGTATAACGTTGAGACCCGAGGGAACTGCACCAGTTGTCAGGGCTTTTGTAGAAAATGGGTTAATAACTGTCGGTTTCCCACAGAAGTATTTCTACATCGGACCGATGTTTAGGTACGAACGTCCACAATCTGGTAGGCAAAGGCAATTTCACCAGTTTGGTGCAGAGATTTTCGGAAGCCCTTCCCCACTTGCAGATGCTGAGTTAATAATATTTGTCAATGAGTTCTTAAAGGAAATTGGGCTGGTAGATTTTGAGATACATATAAACACTCTCGGTGATACTGAAGACAGGGCAAGGTACAAAGAAGCCCTAAAGGAATATTATTCACAACATTTAGACAAGTTGTGCGATGACTGTAAAGTTAGATACGAAAGAAATGTTCTCAGACTTTTGGATTGTAAGGTAGATGTAGAGTATGCAAAGAATGCTCCAAAGCTTATCGATTACATAGGCGAAAATGCACGTAAGCACTACGAAGAGTTGAAAGAACTGCTTGACACTGCTGGGATAAAATACATCGAGGACCCGAGGCTTGTTAGAGGGCTCGATTACTACAACAGGACAGTATTTGAAGTCCACCACCACAAACTCGGTGCGATGAGCGCAATCGCAGGTGGCGGAAGGTATGATGGGTTGATAAAGGAAATCGGAGGAAAAGATGTTCCTGCGCTCGGTTTTGCCGCGGGTATGGAAAGGTTAGTCCTTGCGATAAAGGCTGAGAATGTGGAAGTTGAGGATATGAGAATAAACGAGGTATACATCGCACACTTTGGCGGAAGCGAAGTGCGAAATGTTGCATTTAGATTGGCTCAGCAGCTCAGAGACGAAGGAATAGCGGTGAATTTAGAAATAATGGAAAGAGGATTAGGTGCACAATTAAAGAACGCAGCAAGAACGGGCGCAAAATTGTGCGTAATAATCGGTGAGAACGAAATTGAGAAAAATGTTGTGATGATAAAGAACATGGAGACAGGCGAACAATTTGAATTCGAAATAAACTTTGTGGCAAGTGGAATAAAAGATATGTTGGATGACATGAGATAA
- a CDS encoding tetratricopeptide repeat protein, whose amino-acid sequence MRRLLSFLFVCFVLFNVLVLAQSEISYKIQYMIGNRQAKELDEFLKNLDLERLSVSEICDVVIGYTELYSWGGKGYEYSEKAYNIADRVIKENPKYWKGYYSLAVVLSHRVQKNNLLALTLVGKIDYNLNKAMEYGPNEWEPFFLAGVRNLEVPLFPNLALAEEYLGRSLKNNPNHLYTYYMYGRLFEKKKDYCKALEYYTKVLELPIRPEWKFVDEGAKDDAKKRISEVEKLCTKK is encoded by the coding sequence ATGCGAAGATTATTGAGTTTTCTGTTTGTATGTTTCGTGCTCTTTAATGTCTTAGTTCTTGCCCAAAGTGAAATTTCTTACAAAATTCAATATATGATAGGTAACAGACAAGCAAAGGAGCTCGATGAGTTTCTCAAAAACTTAGATTTAGAAAGATTGAGCGTATCTGAGATATGCGATGTGGTTATTGGCTACACGGAATTGTACAGCTGGGGCGGTAAGGGATATGAATATTCCGAGAAGGCCTACAATATCGCTGATAGAGTAATAAAAGAGAATCCGAAATACTGGAAAGGGTATTATAGCTTAGCCGTCGTGCTTTCTCACAGGGTTCAGAAAAATAATCTGCTCGCTCTGACGTTAGTTGGCAAGATTGACTACAATTTGAATAAAGCTATGGAATACGGACCTAACGAATGGGAACCGTTCTTTCTTGCAGGAGTTAGAAATCTCGAAGTTCCATTATTCCCAAATTTGGCGCTTGCTGAAGAGTATTTGGGAAGGTCTTTGAAGAATAATCCGAATCATTTGTACACTTACTATATGTACGGGAGACTTTTTGAAAAGAAGAAGGATTACTGCAAAGCTTTGGAGTATTACACCAAGGTATTGGAGTTACCCATAAGACCAGAATGGAAATTTGTAGACGAAGGCGCAAAGGATGATGCGAAGAAGCGAATTTCGGAGGTGGAAAAACTGTGTACCAAAAAATAA
- the glf gene encoding UDP-galactopyranose mutase codes for MFFDAVVVGAGLAGSTAARILAESGRKVLVIEKHKHIAGHCHDYKDNNGITVHTYGPHIFHTNNKTVWEFVNKFTEFNYYQHKVLSYAEGKLIPFPINRDTLCEVFGINIATYEVEEFLSNEVKKSKFNNPPKNFRDVIVSQVGERLYELFFKNYTIKQWERDPEELLPDVAKRIPVRANRDDRYFSDKYQGIPKYGYTKLVENILNHDNITVMMGIDYFEIRDYLKSSLVVYTGELDRFFDFSHGKLEYRSLNLVLKTFDIEFYQPVAVVNYPNDYDWTRITEYKHFLDEKSSKTTVCFEYPTAHGKPYYIVMTSENMERRKKYTEEVERLERTGEYIFVGRLAEYKYYNMDEVITASIRKTEVWLNGR; via the coding sequence ATGTTTTTTGATGCCGTAGTAGTTGGTGCAGGTTTAGCTGGCTCAACAGCAGCAAGAATCTTGGCTGAAAGTGGTAGAAAGGTTTTAGTTATCGAAAAGCATAAACACATCGCTGGTCACTGCCATGATTACAAAGATAATAATGGCATAACGGTTCACACTTATGGTCCACACATATTTCACACAAACAATAAGACAGTTTGGGAATTCGTCAATAAGTTCACTGAATTCAATTATTATCAACACAAAGTTCTAAGCTACGCAGAGGGTAAATTAATACCCTTTCCGATCAATAGAGATACTTTGTGCGAAGTTTTCGGCATCAATATTGCCACATACGAAGTTGAAGAGTTTTTATCAAATGAAGTTAAGAAATCAAAATTCAACAATCCTCCTAAAAATTTCCGCGATGTTATTGTCTCACAAGTTGGCGAAAGGCTTTATGAGCTTTTCTTCAAAAATTATACTATTAAACAATGGGAACGAGATCCTGAAGAACTATTACCCGATGTAGCAAAAAGAATACCTGTAAGGGCCAACAGAGACGACAGGTACTTCTCTGATAAATATCAAGGCATACCAAAATACGGTTACACAAAACTCGTCGAAAATATTCTGAACCATGACAACATTACAGTGATGATGGGAATAGATTATTTTGAAATCAGAGATTACCTGAAATCAAGCCTTGTAGTATATACTGGTGAATTGGACAGATTTTTTGATTTTTCGCATGGAAAGTTAGAGTACAGGTCTTTAAATCTTGTATTGAAAACGTTTGATATAGAGTTCTACCAACCGGTTGCTGTGGTTAATTACCCAAACGACTATGACTGGACCAGAATAACTGAATACAAACATTTTCTTGATGAAAAATCTTCGAAAACTACTGTTTGTTTTGAATATCCAACAGCACATGGCAAACCATACTACATAGTTATGACAAGTGAAAACATGGAAAGAAGGAAAAAATATACTGAGGAAGTCGAAAGATTAGAAAGGACAGGTGAATATATATTTGTCGGAAGATTAGCGGAATACAAGTACTATAACATGGATGAAGTAATAACAGCTTCAATTAGGAAGACAGAGGTGTGGTTAAATGGAAGGTAA